One genomic window of Hydra vulgaris chromosome 03, alternate assembly HydraT2T_AEP includes the following:
- the LOC136078438 gene encoding zinc finger MYM-type protein 1-like has translation MTQYLKSHKISAKHIQSILTLCQRSVAAGRVDKQLHNSMLEQRNYWKNILSRCVATITFLCERGLPLRGSNEVVGSRENGNYLGILELIGQFDPFLSQHICTHGNRGRGHTSYLSKTICEELIALMGEQVMGFIKDEISKSRYFSVSVDSTPAITHCDQLTIILRYIIMVNYQLVERFLTFINISSHTRQNLADKLLQYLSDQDIDYKNCRGQRYDNASNISVSTHRWDVMMTHVKNQQECLVPKYPSDTRWSARADAAKAVFKGYHQLQSALQEISRDCN, from the exons ATGACACAATACTTAAAATCCCATAAAATCAGCGCAAAGCACATACAATCAATTCTCACTTTATGTCAAAGAAGTGTTGCTGCTGGGAGAGTTGACAAGCAGTTGCACAACAGTATGTTGGAGCAGCGCAATTACTGGAAAAATATCCTGTCACGCTGTGTTGCAACTATTACTTTTCTTTGTGAGAGAGGTCTCCCTCTTCGAGGAAGCAATGAAGTTGTTGGCTCCAGAGAAAATGGGAATTATTTAGGCATCTTGGAGCTGATTGGTCAATTTGATCCATTTTTGTCCCAGCACATCTGTACTCATGGCAATCGCGGACGCGGTCACACatcatatttatcaaaaacaatcTGTGAAGAATTAATTGCATTGATGGGTGAACAAGTAATGGGTTTTATAAAGGATGAGATTTCAAAGTCACGGTATTTTTCAGTTTCAGTAGATTCCACTCCTGCTATTACCCATTGTGACCAGCTGACCATCATTCTGCGTTATATTATTATGGTGAATTATCAGCTTGTGGAgcgttttttgacatttatcaATATATCTAGTCACACAAGGCAGAATCTTGCTGACAAACTGCTTCAGTACTTGTCAGATCAAGACATTGACTACAAAAATTGCCGTGGTCAGAGATATGATAATGCCAGCAATATATCTG TATCAACACATCGTTGGGATGTCATGATGACCCATGTTAAAAACCAACAAGAATGCCTTGTTCCAAAATACCCATCAGATACCCGGTGGTCTGCTCGAGCTGATGCTGCAAAAGCAGTGTTCAAGGGATACCACCAATTACAAAGTGCTCTTCAGGAGATCTCAAGGGATTGTAATTAG
- the LOC136078439 gene encoding uncharacterized protein LOC136078439, with protein MAAKNNVVCFTCSTCGVCKYSMQKYLEHMHIMHKHTAGYVVICNTDGCPASYKSVKCLREHMQNKHSSTFYDSQATINKFNFSIFEILESQISENLIDESNSDDLVVDIANNNLYIFQANLSNSPLDNFCTILKEQLCKNFLSTNNLDELLNSHLLLDQALSVVNSRKKIIAFSKSKLGLILPIEINLCCINDIEKNSANIENFISNETFSEKQNIKKETFQYVPILPFLKKLIEKEEEWSSIKRKLENDHSNKTNLLYSYSGGFICNNHNVFKKEKYALRLHFYIDEFEVCNPIGAHRTVHKICALYFYLGNIEEKYISRLQNIYLCIRVKEKLIKKHKRYEKILKLLIQDLKTLKNDGVSVIVDGQPIQLFGGLATISADNLSSHAVAGFRRVFNSALFCRQCMTTNSNKNKVFSKFYTKIRTHEMYLYHLEAILGPGKISSSMYGVERGCPFLDLPYFNISQSFPTDIMHDAMEGTIPQLISLLLLKHKEEKPNILSVGEDEITEANITMTKKLKVISSAQKSICCLIDNSAVGQLRFGKDPDKELHQWMGAKGNRIINFAKSKFKDEYVDAISAEIECEIDDTIKKGCNT; from the exons atggcagcaaaaaataatgttgtttgctTTACATGTTCTACATGTGGTGTTTGTAAATATTCAATGCAAAAGTATTTAGAACATATGCATATTATGCATAAACATACAGCTGGCTATGTTGTAATTTGTAATACTGATGGCTGTCCTGCTTCTTACAAATCTGTCAAATGTTTACGTGAGCACATGCAAAATAAGCATAGTTCTACTTTTTATGATTCTCAAGCAactataaataagtttaatttttccatttttgaaATATTGGAAAGCCAAATTTCAGAAAATCTTATTGACGAAAGCAACTCTGATGATTTAGTAGTTGATATAGctaacaataatttatatatatttcaagctAATTTATCTAATTCCCCATTAGACAA TTTCTGTACAATATTAAAAGAGCAATTATGCAAAAACTTTCTATCTACTAACAATTTAGATGAACTATTAAACAGTCATTTGCTTTTAGATCAAGCTTTATCTGTTGTCAATTctagaaagaaaattattgctTTTAGTAAGTCTAAATTAGGCCTTATTTTaccaattgaaataaatttgtgttgtataaatgatattgaaaaaaactcagctaatattgaaaatttcattAGTAATGAAACTTTCagtgaaaaacaaaatataaaaaaagaaacttttcaGTATGTTCCTATATTACCAtttcttaaaaagttaattgaaaaagaagaagaatggAGTTCTATTAAACGAAAATTAGAAAATGAccattctaataaaacaaatttactttattcaTATTCAGGTggttttatttgcaataatcataatgtttttaaaaaagaaaaatatgctttaagacttcatttttatattgatgaattCGAGGTTTGCAATCCTATTGGTGCTCATCGCACAGTGCACAAAATTTGTGCACTTTACTTTTATCTTGGcaatattgaagaaaaatacATCTCAAggcttcaaaatatttatttatgtattcgtgttaaagaaaaattaattaagaaacataaaagatatgaaaaaatattaaaactgttaattcaggatttaaaaacattaaaaaatgacgGAGTGTCAGTTATAGTTGATGGGCAGCCAATACAATTATTTGGAGGTTTGGCAACAATCTCAGCAGATAATCTGTCGTCGCATGCAGTTGCTGGTTTTCGTCGGGTTTTTAATTCGGCTCTATTTTGTCGTCAGTGTATGACTacaaattcaaacaaaaacaaagttttctccaagttttatacaaaaattcgCACTCATGAAATGTATCTATACCACCTGGAAGCTATTTTAGGTCCTGGTAAGATTTCTTCAAGTATGTATGGTGTTGAAAGAGGTTGCCCTTTTTTAGATTTAccttattttaacatttcacaATCTTTTCCAACTGACATTATGCATGATGCGATGGAAGGTACAATTCCACAATTAATcagtttattgttattaaaacataaagaagAGAAG ccaAACATTCTGTCTGTTGGTGAAGATGAAATAACTGAGGCAAACATCACTATGACAAAAAAACTGAAAGTAATAAGCTCCGCCCAGAAATCAATATGCTGCTTGATCGACAACAGCGCAGTTGGTCAACTAAG ATTTGGAAAAGACCCTGATAAAGAACTCCACCAATGGATGGGTGCCAAGGGCAATAGAATTATTAATTTCGCTAAGTCCAAGTTTAAAGATGAGTATGTGGATGCGATATCTGCTGAAATAGAATGCGAAATTGACGACACTATCAAGAAAGGTtgtaatacttaa